The Rhododendron vialii isolate Sample 1 chromosome 5a, ASM3025357v1 genome contains a region encoding:
- the LOC131325242 gene encoding receptor-like protein 34 has translation MPHSPHQQFIYHFTSFFTTKKMRIELFTWFFSITTLSIFCFTTIPVHSRCLEDQKSLLLQLKNNLQFNSDFSVLVLWNKSNNCCGWDGVTCDDSDCVIGLDLSMQSISGSIPNSFSNLSHLVHIDFSSNNFTGTIPSFQRSKNLTYIDLSKNSLTGPIPSFQGFKNLTRMDFSSNALTGPVPSTYFEGLSNLVYVDLGNNSFNGSIPSSMFSLPSMQEIWLSNNQFTEVSGFLPNGSLSPLVALDFSSNKLQGPFPSYFFDFKNLGYLYLSFNNFSGTLQLESFHRLQNLKILELSYNSLSVNASISDSSLSSFPQLNRLRLASCKMRKFPPLMNQLSLVGLDLSDNQISGVIPNWIWNLGNGSLSNLNLSCNLLVGLQPEYVIPRIVVLDLHSNQLHGEMPIPPKPAYYIDYSRNNFSSSIPAEIGNAIATVFFFSLSHNKLSGPIPPSICNGINLQILDLSYNILTGTIPQCLIDKGTTTLGVLNLQNNQLTGKITGTFPVGCTLRTLELNGNHLEGVVPKSLANCANAEVLNLGVNNINGDFPCFLANLSELHVLVLRSNKFHGNIRCRGIHNYIWPKLQIIDLAFNNFSGFLPPKFFSQRKAMMEERNAQPNLNHLRFPIFLNFYYVDSVTVINKGLEMKLVKILTIFTAIDFSNNRFKGEMPDTIGDLKSLYVLNLSHNALTGSIPSSLGNLSNLESLDLSWNKLDGSIPVALASLTFLAFLNLSYNQLIGMIPTGPQLQLFPNISYEGNKGLWGPPLTNKEAEPTPPTLNGTQSYTEENEINWVYIIATLGYTAGFGVVVVPLLYSKRWRQCYYSPLDRVIVRILHHQEQRARNQRRRNNINQLRRRQHH, from the coding sequence ATGCCACATTCCCCACATCAACAATTCATCTACCACTTCACCAGTTTCTTCACaactaaaaaaatgagaattgaACTCTTTACCTGGTTTTTCTCAATCACCACACTCTCAATCTTCTGCTTTACCACCATTCCAGTACACAGCCGATGTCTGGAGGATCAAAAGTCTTTGTTGCTTCAATTGAAGAACAACCTCCAGTTCAATTCAGATTTCTCTGTCTTGGTGTTGTGGAATAAAAGCAACAATTGTTGTGGGTGGGATGGTGTCACTTGTGACGATTCTGACTGTGTTATAGGTCTCGACCTGAGCATGCAATCCATCTCTGGGTCGATTCCGAATTCATTTTCGAACCTAAGTCACCTTGTTCACATAGATTTTTCATCAAACAATTTCACAGGTACCATACCTTCGTTTCAGAGATCCAAGAATCTCACTTACATAGACCTCTCTAAGAATTCTCTTACAGGTCCCATACCTTCGTTTCAGGGATTCAAGAATCTCACTCGCATGGATTTCTCTAGTAATGCTCTAACAGGTCCAGTTCCTTCCACTTACTTTGAAGGCCTTTCAAATCTCGTATATGTTGATCTGGGTAATAATTCATTCAATGGGAGTATTCCTTCTTCTATGTTTTCCCTTCCATCTATGCAGGAAATTTGGCTTTCCAACAACCAATTCACTGAAGTTTCTGGGTTTCTTCCAAATGGTTCCTTGTCTCCTTTGGTTGCACTAGATTTTAGTAGTAACAAACTACAAGGGCCTTTTCCCtcatacttttttgattttaaGAATCTCGGGTACCTCTACCTTTCTTTCAACAACTTCAGTGGCACCCTACAGCTAGAAAGTTTCCATAGGCTTCAAAATCTTAAAATACTTGAGCTTTCATACAATAGCTTGTCAGTCAATGCAAGTATTAGTGACTCTAGCTTATCATCGTTTCCCCAACTCAACAGATTACGATTGGCTTCTTGCAAGATGCGAAAGTTCCCTCCTCTAATGAACCAGTTGAGCTTGGTGGGCTTAGACCTTTCTGACAACCAAATTTCTGGGGTCATACCTAATTGGATTTGGAATCTCGGTAATGGATCTCTAAGTAACCTGAATCTTTCTTGTAATCTCCTAGTGGGTTTGCAACCGGAATACGTTATTCCTCGTATTGTTGTCCTTGACCTTCATTCGAATCAGCTCCATGGTGAAATGCCAATACCACCAAAACCAGCATACTATATAGACTACTCGAGGAATAATTTCAGCTCTTCAATCCCTGCTGAAATTGGCAACGCCATTGCcactgtttttttcttctctctttcacaTAACAAGCTTTCTGGACCCATCCCGCCATCAATATGCAATGGGATCAACCTTCAGATTCTTGATTTGTCCTACAATATATTGACTGGCACTATACCCCAGTGTTTGATAGATAAAGGTACTACGACCCTTGGCGTATTGAATTTGCAGAATAACCAACTTACTGGTAAAATAACGGGGACATTCCCGGTAGGTTGCACTTTGAGGACCCTTGAGTTGAATGGAAATCACTTGGAAGGCGTGGTTCCGAAGTCCCTGGCAAATTGTGCAAATGCAGAGGTTTTAAATCTCGGTGTCAACAACATAAATGGTGACTTCCCTTGTTTCTTGGCGAACTTATCAGAATTGCACGTCTTAGTATTACGATCCAACAAGTTCCATGGAAATATACGCTGCCGAGGAATTCATAATTATATCTGGccaaaacttcaaatcattGACCTAGCTTTCAACAACTTTAGTGGTTTTTTGCCCCCAAAATTCTTTTCACAGAGGAAGGCAATGATGGAGGAGCGTAATGCACAACCAAATCTTAATCACTTGCGTTTTCCAATCTTTCTTAATTTCTACTATGTGGATTCAGTGACAGTTATCAACAAAGGGTTAGAGATGAAACTGGTGAAGATCTTAACTATATTTACCGCCATCGATTTCTCAAACAACAGGTTTAAAGGAGAAATGCCAGATACAATTGGGGATCTGAAATCCCTCTATGTTCTCAACCTATCACACAATGCCCTCACTGGTTCAATCCCATCATCACTTGGAAACTTGTCAAACCTTGAATCACTTGACCTCTCGTGGAACAAGCTCGACGGAAGCATCCCGGTGGCACTTGCAAGTCTGACATTTCTTGCATTCCTAAACTTATCATACAATCAACTCATTGGAATGATCCCAACTGGCCCCCAACTTCAATTATTTCCAAATATTTCGTATGAAGGAAACAAAGGATTATGGGGACCTCCTTTGACCAATAAGGAAGCAGAACCGACACCACCAACATTGAATGGTACGCAGTCATATACTGAGGAGAATGAGATTAACTGGGTCTACATAATCGCTACGTTGGGATATACTGCGGGGTTTGGAGTTGTTGTTGTGCCACTTTTATATTCGAAAAGATGGAGACAATGCTACTACAGTCCTCTTGATAGAGTTATTGTGAGGATTCTCCATCATCAAGAGCAGCGAGCAAGgaatcaaagaagaagaaacaacatAAACCAGCTTCGGAGACGCCAGCACCACTGA